One region of Agelaius phoeniceus isolate bAgePho1 chromosome 12, bAgePho1.hap1, whole genome shotgun sequence genomic DNA includes:
- the GINS3 gene encoding DNA replication complex GINS protein PSF3: MSEAYFPVGPGLGMEENFLSLDDILMSQEKLPGRAESALPRLAVLMGQGASSAESVPEGSKLEIPLWLAKGLHDSKRRIISVELPKIYKEAWRTVFSADANVVDLHKMGPYYYGFGSQLLNFENPENPEIAQTILQTFVARFRRIMDSSQNAYNEDTSALVARLDELERALFQVGQKGLNDFQCWEKGQASQITASSLVQNYGKRKLTEVDG; the protein is encoded by the exons ATGTCCGAGGCGTATTTCCCCGTGGGCCCCGGGCTGGGCATGGAGGAGAATTTCCTCTCGCTGGACGATATCCTGATGTCGCAGGAGAAGCTGCCGGGGCGCGCCGAGAGCGCGCTGCCGCGCCTGGCCGTGTTGATGGGGCAGGGCGCCAGCAGCGCCGAGTCCGTCCCGGAG GGATCGAAGCTGGAAATCCCCCTGTGGCTTGCTAAAGGGCTGCATGACAGCAAAAGGAGAATCATCTCTGTGGAACTGCCAAAGATTTACAAGGAAGCCTGGAGGACGGTGTTCAGTGCTGATGCCAATGTGGTTGATCTGCATAAAATGGGGCCCTACTACTATGGATTTGGCTCACAGCTCCTGAATTTTGAGAATCCAGAGAATCCTGAGATAGCTCAGACTATCCTGCAG ACGTTCGTCGCCCGTTTCCGCCGCATCATGGACTCCTCTCAGAACGCCTACAACGAGGACACGTCCGCGCTGGTGGCACGCCTGGATGAGCTGGAAAGGGCTCTCTTTCAAGTGGGCCAGAAAGGGCTGAATGACTTCCAGTGCTGGGAAAAGGGACAGGCTTCTCAAATCACAGCTTCCAGTCTGGTGCAGAACTATGGgaaaaggaagctcacagaAGTGGATGGTTAA